The following are from one region of the Prevotella communis genome:
- a CDS encoding sulfatase-like hydrolase/transferase yields MNYRLFLALTGAVAAAEAEAQKATPERPNIIFILADDMGYGDLSCFGSKHVKTPNIDRLSETGTTFTQCYAGSGISSPSRCSLMTGKHTGNTRIRDNQCPVGGIQGVKINANGDTTYIRRTNLMPSDTTIATVLGTAGYRTCLVNKWHLDGYDPTASPNHRGFDEFYGWTISTVHSNSPYYYPYYRFVGDSLTTIEENAHDAHVRHNTDISTDDAIAFIGRNKERPFFLYLAYDAPHEPYIIDETSWYDGQQDWSMNTKRYASLITHMDRAIGRLLAYLDREGLRENTLVIFASDNGAAVQAPIAELNCNAGFHGRKGQLYEGGIRVPMIVNQPGRVPVQKLQNLIYFPDVMPTLAALTGSENSLPQGINGINILPLFYGQPVDTDHRMLYWEFTGKQRAARLGDWKCVTIKKNAPLELYNLKDDPEERHNLADEYPEMVKRFDEEMRRMHQPSECWPLDGE; encoded by the coding sequence ATGAACTATCGATTATTCCTGGCCTTGACGGGTGCTGTGGCGGCTGCTGAGGCTGAGGCACAGAAAGCAACTCCCGAGCGTCCGAACATTATCTTTATCCTGGCCGACGATATGGGCTATGGTGATTTGTCGTGCTTTGGTTCGAAGCATGTGAAGACGCCAAATATCGACCGCCTTTCAGAGACAGGTACTACTTTTACGCAGTGTTATGCAGGTAGTGGCATATCGAGTCCTTCGCGCTGTTCACTGATGACAGGCAAGCATACTGGTAACACCCGTATCCGGGATAACCAATGTCCTGTTGGTGGTATTCAGGGTGTGAAGATTAATGCGAATGGTGATACGACCTATATCCGTCGTACCAATCTGATGCCTTCAGATACGACCATTGCTACCGTCCTGGGTACGGCAGGCTATCGTACCTGTTTGGTGAATAAATGGCATCTTGATGGTTACGACCCTACGGCTTCGCCCAATCATAGGGGTTTCGATGAGTTCTATGGCTGGACCATTTCTACGGTCCACTCAAATTCTCCATATTATTACCCCTACTATCGCTTTGTTGGAGATTCGCTGACTACCATCGAGGAGAATGCTCATGATGCTCATGTGCGTCATAATACTGATATCTCTACTGATGATGCGATTGCTTTCATCGGACGTAACAAAGAACGCCCGTTTTTCCTTTATCTGGCTTATGATGCGCCTCACGAACCTTATATCATCGATGAGACTTCATGGTATGACGGACAGCAGGACTGGTCAATGAATACCAAACGCTATGCTTCGCTGATTACTCATATGGATCGTGCCATCGGACGGTTGCTGGCTTATCTTGACCGGGAGGGGTTACGTGAGAACACGCTTGTGATCTTTGCCTCTGACAATGGTGCTGCCGTACAGGCTCCGATTGCAGAACTTAATTGCAATGCAGGCTTTCATGGACGTAAGGGACAACTCTATGAGGGTGGTATCCGTGTGCCTATGATTGTGAATCAGCCTGGTCGTGTGCCTGTACAGAAACTGCAGAACCTCATTTATTTCCCTGATGTGATGCCAACGTTGGCTGCCCTCACGGGTTCGGAAAATAGTTTACCTCAGGGAATCAACGGCATCAATATCTTGCCGCTTTTCTACGGACAACCCGTAGATACCGACCACCGTATGCTCTATTGGGAGTTCACGGGTAAACAACGTGCAGCCCGTCTGGGCGACTGGAAATGCGTTACCATTAAGAAGAATGCACCGTTGGAGCTCTATAACCTGAAGGATGATCCTGAGGAACGGCATAACCTGGCTGATGAATACCCTGAGATGGTGAAGCGTTTCGACGAGGAGATGCGTCGTATGCATCAGCCTTCCGAGTGCTGGCCGTTGGATGGA